GGGCGGGGGCGCGGCGATCACCAGCGCAGCGACATGCAACTGAGCCCGGCGTCGATATGCGCGATCTGGTCGGTCGGCAGCGGCCGGACTTCGAGGCCGCGCGCGGCCAGCAGCGCGTGCGTCGCCGACCAGCGGTCGCCGACGAGCACGGTGTCGCGGACGCGCAGGATGTTGGCGGCGGGCTCTTCGCCCGGCGGGGTCAGGATGACCTCCAGCCCGTCGAACTCGGGACAAGCGGCGAGCGCCGGAACGGCGAGGATCGTCCGTTCGTCGATCAGGCCGCAGCCGGTCTTGAAGTGGAGGACGCCGGGCGGCGTTTCGGCGATCACGGCGCGGTAGCCGAGTTCGGCCAACAAGCCGGCGAGTTCTTCCGCCCCGGCACGGTCGGTGCGCGCCGAAAGGCCGATGATCACCCGATCGACAAGGCGCAGGATGTCACCGCCATCGGCAAAACCGGGGCCGCTCATTGCCAGCAGGCGCTTGTGGCGGGCGGCGAGCGGCGCGCGGATATGGCCGACTTCGCCCGCCCGGCTCGGCGCGCCCGGGCGCAGAAGGATCGCGCCCTCGGGAAAGGTCAGCGCGACATCTTCGGTGAACAAAGCGTCGGGGAAATCGTCGAGCGGGTCGAGGACGTCGACCGCGAGGCCGAGGTCGCGCAATGTCGCGACATAGGCCTCATGTTCGGCGAGGAGGCCGTAGAAGTCGGGATCGGGGCCGCCATCGGCGCGGATGCCCTTGACGGCGGAGCGCGCAGGGGCGCGGCAGAGGGCGCGGGTGAAGGCATAGGCGCTGGTCATCCCCCCATCCCTACCCGTTCGCACCCCGAAGTCGAGATGCGAACGGGGAGAGGTTTCGGGCTCAGCCCTTCTTCAGGTGCCGGCGGCCGAGCAGTTCGGCGATCTGCACCGCGTTCAGCGCCGCGCCCTTGCGGAGGTTGTCGCTGACGCACCAGAGGTTGAGGCCGTTTTCGACCGTCGGGTCTTCGCGAACGCGCGACACGAAGGTCGCGAAATCGCCGACGCATTCGACGGGGGTGATGTAGCCGCCGTCCTCGCGCTTGTCGTGGAGCACGACGCCCGGCGCCTCACGCAGGATGCGCTGTGCGTCCTCGGCCGACAGTTCGTCCTCCATCTCGATGTTGATCGCTTCCGAATGGCCGACGAAGACGGGGACGCGGACGCAGGTTGCGGTGACCTTGATCTTCGGATCGAGGATCTTCTTCGTTTCGACGACCATCTTCCACTCTTCCTTCGTCGAACCGTCGTCGAGGAATTTGTCGATGTGCGGGATGACGTTGAAGGCGATCTGCTTGGTGAACTTCTGCACGTCCTTTTCGTCGCCGACAAAGATCTGGCGCGTCTGGTTCCACAGCTCGTCCATGCCCGCCTTGCCCGCGCCCGACACCGACTGATAGGTCGAGACGACGACGCGCTTGATCGTCGCCGCGTCATGCAGCGGCTTCAGCGCGACGACCATCTGCGCGGTCGAGCAATTCGGGTTCGCGATGATGTTGCGCTTCGTATAGCCGTCGATCGCGTCGGGGTTCACCTCGGGCACGATCAGCGGCACGTCGGGGTCCATGCGGTAGAGCGAAGAGTTGTCGATCACGACGCAGCCGGCGGCCGCGGCCTTGGGCGCGTGGATCGCGGTCGCGTCGCTGCCGATCGCGAAAATCGCCATGTCCCAGCCCGTCCAGTCGAAATTCTCGATATTCTGGCATTTGACGGTCTTGCCGGTGTCGCCGATCTCGATCTCGTCGCCCTGGCTGCGCGACGAGGCGACCGCCGCCAGTTCGTCGTAGGGAAATTCGCGCTCGGCGAGAATGGCGAGCACTTCGCGCCCGACATTGCCCGTGGCCCCGGCGACAACGATACGATAACCCATTTACTCACTCCTCAAGGCAAGAAACTCAGGTGGAAATTTGCGGTAGTTCAGACTTTCCAGCGAAAATGGCCGGTCAATGGATGGTCGAAGAGCGCGTCTTCCTCGCGCGCCCCGCGGCCGA
The Sphingopyxis macrogoltabida genome window above contains:
- a CDS encoding aspartate-semialdehyde dehydrogenase: MGYRIVVAGATGNVGREVLAILAEREFPYDELAAVASSRSQGDEIEIGDTGKTVKCQNIENFDWTGWDMAIFAIGSDATAIHAPKAAAAGCVVIDNSSLYRMDPDVPLIVPEVNPDAIDGYTKRNIIANPNCSTAQMVVALKPLHDAATIKRVVVSTYQSVSGAGKAGMDELWNQTRQIFVGDEKDVQKFTKQIAFNVIPHIDKFLDDGSTKEEWKMVVETKKILDPKIKVTATCVRVPVFVGHSEAINIEMEDELSAEDAQRILREAPGVVLHDKREDGGYITPVECVGDFATFVSRVREDPTVENGLNLWCVSDNLRKGAALNAVQIAELLGRRHLKKG
- a CDS encoding dimethylarginine dimethylaminohydrolase family protein, with protein sequence MTSAYAFTRALCRAPARSAVKGIRADGGPDPDFYGLLAEHEAYVATLRDLGLAVDVLDPLDDFPDALFTEDVALTFPEGAILLRPGAPSRAGEVGHIRAPLAARHKRLLAMSGPGFADGGDILRLVDRVIIGLSARTDRAGAEELAGLLAELGYRAVIAETPPGVLHFKTGCGLIDERTILAVPALAACPEFDGLEVILTPPGEEPAANILRVRDTVLVGDRWSATHALLAARGLEVRPLPTDQIAHIDAGLSCMSLRW